The following nucleotide sequence is from Caminicella sporogenes DSM 14501.
AAAGCTCCGCTCGACTTGCATGTGTTAGGCACGCCGCCAGCGTTCATCCTGAGCCAGGATCAAACTCTCAAAATAAAACTGACTCTTCGCTTTAGACTTCAGTAAATCTTTTTAATCTTTTACTGTTACCTGCTTTTTTCCTTACACTGTTTAGTTTTCAATGTCCAAAACAATACCTACATAATATTTTTTCTTTTGCTGACACTTAAGTATGTTACCATACAATTATATTTTTGTCAACATGTTTTTTTGATTTTTCATTAATATCTTTACAGCGACAATCAGAATAGTACCACAATAAATTTAATTTGTCAATAAAAAATATTCTTTACTTTTTAGTAAACTCAATAAAAAAGCCATAGTGAAAATTATGTATGATATAGATATTTAAACTAAACATACAAAAATCTTCACTATGACTAATACAAATACTTCTATATATTTTTAAAACAAATGAACAACTCTTTAAAAAAAGATATCCTAATAAATTAGAAAAATATATATTACATAAAACCCTGATAAATATTTCTAACTATATTTATTTTACAATTAAATCAAGCTATAACTTTCTTTTCTGTCCTGTACTCTTTTACATACTTATCAAAATCCCATTCTTTTAAGAATTTTTCAGCACTTTCATATCCTGATTGATATAAAGCCAAACTTTTTTCTTTTGATAAATCAAATTCAGTTGTTCCTACTCCTAATGTTGGTATATTTATTGTTCTAGCTAAATCTTTATCTCTAATATAGACATCTTCATTTTTACTACTAAATATACAAGTATTAAGTACGTCAAGTGAATAATGAAGAAAATCAGTTTTACCTTGTGCTGTATAACTTAATTCTTTTTCATCAAGATTAAAACCAAATGTAGGATAATCTGGTTTTCCTTCCACATCAAATATCCATATTGGATAATTAGATATTATTCCACCATCCACTATAAAACTATTTCCTAGTTGTACTGGTTTAAAAAAAATTGGTATACTCATACTCATTCTTACTGCCTTAGAAATATCAAACTCCATAGGATTT
It contains:
- a CDS encoding patatin-like phospholipase family protein; translated protein: MTETKNVKRFDAVFEGGGVKGVAFVGAICKLEEEGYKLERCAGTSAGAIISALLAVGYTGREIKEIMLNTDYTNFLDKNISIFSSNNIFEKASHAYNLFVDKGFYSGDYFENWMFNLLKAKNKTKFKDVYMDGKSRLKIIAADVTKSTMLILPDDLEKYGINPMEFDISKAVRMSMSIPIFFKPVQLGNSFIVDGGIISNYPIWIFDVEGKPDYPTFGFNLDEKELSYTAQGKTDFLHYSLDVLNTCIFSSKNEDVYIRDKDLARTINIPTLGVGTTEFDLSKEKSLALYQSGYESAEKFLKEWDFDKYVKEYRTEKKVIA